One genomic region from Leishmania braziliensis MHOM/BR/75/M2904 complete genome, chromosome 35 encodes:
- a CDS encoding putative 60S ribosomal protein L2: MGKTVLSCRKGNGSVYQVHGHKRLGSAKLRILDYAERHGYMRGVVKSIEHEAGRGAALARVEFRHPYKFRRVKELMVAPEGMFTGQSVFCGQKAPLAIGNVLPLGQITEGCIVCNVEAKPGDRGTLARASGDYCIIISHNHETGRTRLKLPSGQKKSVPSTSRAMIGIISGGGRIEKPVLKAGNSFYRFRGKRNCWPKVRGVARNPVEHPHGGGNHQHIGHPSTVSRHSPPGQKVGLIAARRTGRIRGGKAVKGAWHPEE; this comes from the coding sequence ATGGGTAAGACTGTGCTGAGCTGCCGCAAGGGCAACGGCTCTGTGTACCAGGTGCACGGCCACAAGCGCCTCGGCTCCGCCAAGCTGCGCATTCTGGACTACGCCGAGCGCCACGGCTACATGCGCGGCGTGGTGAAGTCGATCGAGCACGAGGCTGGTCGtggtgcggcgctggcgcgcgtgGAGTTCCGCCATCCGTACAAGTTCCGCCGTGTGAAGGAGCTGATGGTGGCGCCGGAAGGCATGTTCACTGGCCAGTCGGTGTTCTGCGGCCAGAAGGCGCCGCTCGCGATCGGCAACGTGCTGCCCCTGGGCCAGATCACGGAGGGCTGCATCGTGTGCAACGTGGAGGCGAAGCCTGGCGACCGCGGCACACTTGCGCGCGCGTCCGGCGACTACTGCATCATCATCTCGCACAACCACGAGACGGGCCGCACGCGCCTGAAGCTGCCAAGCGGGCAGAAGAAGTCTGTGCCGAGCACAAGCCGCGCGATGATCGGCAtcatcagcggcggcgggcgCATCGAGAAGCCCGTGCTGAAGGCCGGTAACTCGTTCTACCGCTTCCGCGGCAAGCGCAACTGCTGGCCCAAGGTGCGTGGTGTTGCCCGCAACCCGGTGGAGCACCCGCACGGTGGTGGTAATCATCAGCACATTGGTCACCCGTCGACGGTGTCGCGCCACTCGCCGCCGGGCCAGAAGGTGGGCCTGATCGCTGCCCGCCGCACCGGCCGTATTCGGGGTGGTAAGGCTGTCAAGGGCGCGTGGCACCCGGAGGAGTAA